Proteins encoded within one genomic window of Granulicella pectinivorans:
- a CDS encoding DUF3800 domain-containing protein: protein MLKVFLDESGTHDGSSAVVMAGYLIEAEVVPLLNAEWLAVLTQYDVEELHMKEFVPPHGAYAKWGEEKKRAFLESLISLIHKFTLIGVGASLQLDPNLRKTQLHAHKKAPELVESLYAFCLRACVIRAAAFADSRNDDDGAVIDYILDRGCADRHHAEKGFTNAKLDDEVGGKLRLGSIAFEDSQLLPALQCADLLAYEMYKEVDREIRNSSRPPRGSFLALWRDSDQLMTIDPDTAKRQVSRGAAAITAIISFLPPVEKFQVWCYGLRSLSEDQRLAIFGVIPEFQKIYAMCLASGEMGKRLADLPPDAMPPDDPDLLMPELELLTDWFNGKAVEEEPE from the coding sequence ATGCTTAAGGTTTTCTTGGATGAGAGCGGCACCCACGATGGGTCGTCCGCAGTCGTCATGGCGGGATATCTCATCGAGGCAGAGGTCGTGCCCCTTCTAAATGCAGAGTGGCTGGCGGTACTGACTCAATACGACGTCGAAGAATTGCACATGAAGGAATTTGTGCCACCGCACGGAGCGTATGCGAAGTGGGGCGAAGAAAAGAAGCGCGCCTTTCTGGAATCGCTCATTTCGCTTATTCACAAATTCACTCTGATTGGAGTGGGCGCTTCGTTGCAACTTGATCCAAACCTTCGCAAGACACAACTACACGCCCATAAGAAAGCTCCTGAATTGGTGGAGAGTCTCTATGCATTTTGTCTGCGCGCGTGCGTTATCCGAGCGGCGGCTTTCGCAGATTCGCGTAACGATGACGATGGTGCAGTTATCGACTACATACTCGATAGGGGGTGTGCGGATCGCCATCACGCTGAGAAAGGGTTCACTAACGCAAAATTGGACGACGAGGTCGGGGGTAAATTGCGTCTGGGTAGCATAGCCTTCGAGGACAGCCAGCTCCTACCTGCACTTCAATGCGCGGACCTCTTAGCGTACGAAATGTACAAGGAGGTGGACCGGGAGATCCGCAATTCCTCTCGCCCACCGAGAGGCTCTTTCTTGGCGCTATGGCGAGATAGCGATCAACTCATGACCATTGACCCGGATACCGCCAAACGGCAGGTTAGCCGTGGAGCTGCGGCCATAACGGCGATTATCTCTTTCCTGCCCCCGGTGGAGAAGTTTCAAGTCTGGTGTTACGGACTTCGCTCTCTTTCCGAAGACCAGCGCCTTGCAATCTTCGGGGTTATCCCAGAATTTCAGAAAATTTATGCAATGTGCCTAGCTTCGGGAGAGATGGGCAAGCGCCTCGCGGATCTGCCGCCTGATGCGATGCCTCCTGACGATCCAGATCTCCTGATGCCCGAGTTGGAGCTTCTCACGGATTGGTTCAACGGGAAGGCAGTTGAAGAGGAGCCGG
- a CDS encoding recombinase family protein → MVAARRGGKRVGYVRVSTIDQNPGRQLDGLELDKTFTDKASGKDAKRPQLQAALDYLRDGDVLIVHSMDRLARNLDDLRRIVLELTERGVQVQFVKEGMLFTGEDSAMSKLLLSVMGAFAEFERSLLKERQREGIALAKKAGVYKGRKPSLTPERAAELRSRVAAGEKKAGLAREFGISRETLYQYAPVAE, encoded by the coding sequence ATGGTCGCAGCGCGTCGGGGCGGTAAGCGGGTCGGATACGTCAGAGTAAGCACCATCGACCAGAACCCGGGCCGCCAGCTCGACGGCCTCGAACTAGACAAGACCTTCACGGACAAGGCGAGCGGGAAGGACGCCAAGCGCCCCCAGCTCCAGGCGGCGCTCGACTACCTCCGGGACGGCGACGTGCTCATCGTTCACAGCATGGACCGCCTCGCCCGTAACCTCGACGACCTCCGCCGGATTGTCCTGGAGCTGACCGAGCGCGGCGTCCAAGTCCAGTTCGTCAAAGAGGGAATGCTCTTCACCGGCGAGGACTCCGCGATGAGCAAATTGCTTTTGAGCGTGATGGGTGCGTTCGCCGAGTTTGAGCGGTCCCTTTTGAAGGAGCGGCAGCGCGAAGGCATCGCCCTTGCGAAGAAAGCAGGCGTCTACAAGGGGCGCAAGCCTTCATTGACCCCGGAGCGGGCGGCAGAGCTACGGAGCCGCGTAGCGGCTGGAGAGAAGAAAGCCGGCCTCGCTCGTGAGTTTGGGATTAGCCGCGAAACGTTATATCAATACGCGCCGGTGGCGGAGTAG
- a CDS encoding DUF2188 domain-containing protein, which yields MSTDKHYLIEKNDDGKFATRAKGSDRASGVFNTQAEAVAYAKELNRNDHPDVERLRHTETGGPDKWRSA from the coding sequence ATGTCAACGGATAAGCACTATTTAATCGAGAAGAACGACGACGGCAAGTTTGCGACCCGCGCCAAAGGTTCCGACCGTGCGAGCGGAGTCTTTAATACTCAGGCGGAGGCTGTCGCCTACGCCAAGGAACTGAACCGAAACGACCACCCCGACGTCGAGCGCCTCCGGCACACCGAGACCGGCGGCCCGGATAAGTGGCGTTCTGCTTGA
- a CDS encoding helix-turn-helix domain-containing protein, with product MCDASRFLDTIEASAFLGGLNSRTVTRWAREGYLPAYPIGEGKRRLWRLLCEDLNPSMSAHSKLLAAC from the coding sequence ATGTGTGACGCGAGTAGGTTTCTCGACACCATCGAAGCATCAGCTTTCCTCGGCGGCCTCAACAGCCGCACAGTGACCCGATGGGCTCGTGAGGGCTATCTCCCCGCCTACCCCATCGGCGAGGGCAAGCGGCGGTTGTGGCGCCTCCTCTGTGAGGATCTAAACCCATCGATGTCGGCGCACTCTAAATTGCTCGCAGCATGTTGA